tatatatatatatatatatatatatatatatatatgtacgtTTTTTGAGAATTGTTGATACTCCTTCGGTCCTAAAATATAAGACCTATTTGACTACTGCACGTATGCTAATGTACAattaattttgatcaataatatatttaattttttattagtaaaatttataaaaacttgatattttgaaaatactcgttaaaataaattaaacaaaattttatatgttaatacttctatatattattaaacaaattgcaagataaatgaatagtatatttaatcaaattaactcttataaaataggacggaggaagtattttttgaatatttatatACTAAAACTTTAGTATTTGTAGTTTCCATTTCTCCTCAGACTATTTGCTAAACATAGGCTCTATTTGGCAAAAATAGCAGATGACTGATAAACTAGCtgataacttatagcttatagctgatggGTGATGACTGATAGCTTATAGTTGATAAGCTAATTTCAGTGTTCGGTAAAATTAGCAGTTCAACTAGCTGATAagtgtaaaatgacataaaaagacattcttaattaataattaatttatatcaaatttatattttagataatattttaaatttattagtgtaatatatctttatttattttttataagaaatgtaatatatttttcgttGGTACAATTTTtcatatctttatctttataaaaataaaaattgttgaatgGTGTATTGCCTAAAAACACTAACGGTATATGCCTATTGTTATCAACCAATGAAGATATATGCCTATTGTGTTCACGTAAAAAAAACGAAAAGGAAAGGAACATACAACATATATGCCTAGCGCCTCTGTGTTCTTCGGACTATAAATTATACAATAAATCAtaaagggtaaaaatgtaaTTTGGAAAATATACTAAGGGTAaaagtggaagaaaaaatgataagctacaagctataagctcataagttacttgaaatagcgtatgaaaaataagctataagtcagtgaaataagctataagctcgtaaTGAAAACACTCTTACCAAACAggtcttttaacttataagctataagacaTAAGCTATAAGTCAATTTTTTGGCCATACCAAACAGACACATAGTCATAAAAGTATGCCAACTAATCTTAAAACTATATATGAGTATGTTTGATAGGAGAACTTTAGGGGCAATGTATTTTCACACTTtgtatgagtaaaaatataatgttcaaaaatttaagaataaaagaattttttgtGGTATTTTCTTCTTAACTATAAAATCaaatgatattttatctttaggaatagaaattaattaattaataattcattCGTACTAACAATTGTGTGTGAAAACCACAAAGCATAGCATCAAAAGctataaaacaaaagaaaattaactTGATGAAAGAAAGAACATGATTAAGAGAGTAATTTATAAGGTCAATCCAATGGACGATGAAAGTGATTATACCAAATAAAAAGAGGAGGATGAAGGAAAATAAAGCTGAGGTTGAAACccatctttttgttttgttgtactTGTATGATGAAAGCTTTGACTATTGGCCATATGATAGAGAGTTCCACCTCACCTTATGTTGATTGATTATTGTTAAACTAAATATACGCATACCTCAAATATGATTTGTTTAACGTGGAAGGCTTCATCAAATCTTTCATGATGCATAAGTTGCGAATGttatattataatgaatacgaattttataaaatctacagCATAGAAGACTTAGTGAAGTCGTCATATTACACAAAGCCACTACTGCAAAGATTGGTAAGCACACATCATGCAATTGAATTACAAGGTGTATAACTataggggtactcaacccttacaatttaAAGATAATCACCTTAGATACATTGAATGCAAACTAAACGATTGTTACAACAGTCgccctataaaccaaaaccaagaaatgtAATAATTTGGTTCACTAAAGAAGATACATTGACACATTCTCCtctaaataaaatgttattacGTATACGCCAAATACTCCACATAgttgtaaaataaaatgtgttaCTTAACGACAAAATCGGTAGTAGTTGACAATCctttataaacttaattaatagtaagtgattaaaatattattacgcATACGCCAAATAAATACTTCACTTAATCGATAAACCTTGCTATTTTTGCCTTTTTGCTATTTTTCCAAACAATGAGTTTCTTAGTTGTTGTCTTAGTTATTGTCAAGTCTCAACGCAAAGGAATTTTGGGGTAAGTTGGCACTTGAAAGAATTAAGCATCTTATTCCACAAATTAAGGAACATGCAGATTGGTTAATTTGATGTTTACATGCTATAAgttcataagctacttgaaatagcgtctgaaaaataagctataagtcagtgaaataagctataagctcgtaaTGAAAACACTCTTACCAAACAtgtcttttaacttataagctataagataTAAATTATAAGTCAATTTTTTGGCCATACCAAACAGACCCATAGTCATAAAAGTATGCCAACTAATCTTAAAACTATATATGAGTATGTTTGATAGGAGAACTTTAGGGGTAATGTATTTTCACACTttgtatgaataaaaatataatgttcaaaaatttaagaataaaagaattttttgtggtattttctttttaactataaaatcaaatgatattttatttctaggattaggaattaattaattaattaattaataattctCATTCACAATAACAATTGTGTGTGAGATagtgataaataaaatttggttgGGAGGACTACGGTTCGACccctgcaactgcgatcgggagagagctgaaaccacttgatattAGAACTGACTCTCGAATCAGATTAACTGGTAGTAAAAGTCggaaaaaaagaaaggaaaaaagaaagaataactCAATTACTAGTACAGTGTTTGTcccgtcttggtacggtgtttgttttggttCAGATTTGCAAGTTTGTTTCGATCCAAtttcagtgcagattcaatgactttagcatcatcaacgttgcagatccggataCATGATTATTCCGAACACTTAAAGTTTgtcatatcaattgtaggctttgtCATAGACACTaggccgttttatgctattaactcggatgctgtgagcctgtttgcagattcatccttattagtttttagcgaaattgaatatgtaataattttgattgactaagaatttgaatgaatgaatgaatatcgttgtttttgagtaaaaaaaaaaaaaaaaaaactcaattactAGTAATTACTTTAGCTATTTTTCtccctaatatatatatatatatatttaatctcCTTCCTCCTCATCGCATTACtcaatttcattcattcaatctCGGAAAACCCTAAGCCGATGGAGAACAGAAAATTGTCAAGTCAGGACTTTCTATCAGCGATTGAGAAAGAATATCCTATTCCTAAGCCGATGGAGAACAGAGACACCCGGGAGCAATTGTTGCCGAAGCGATCGACGAAGACGAAGCAATTGTTGCCGATTTATTTGAAAGGTAAGGACACAGTcgatttaattaatttatggcTTTATTATGTTacgaaataaataatattattatttactgtATGTATTTGTATTAGTGATTGAGGAAAACTATAACGGGGAGTCTTCTGCTGCTGCTGTACAAGACATATCGAAATTGTCGCTATTTGGTAAGTAGATCAAGTAGTTGAAATCAGATCAAGTTAGTTGTTTTAGATTTTCGTTGCtaatagtttttgttttgaaatcaGATCTTAGACAGGCTTCTTACAAGGACACGAGACTAAAATTGGCAATTAGGAAATTGGCGCCTTCCGTGGTTTCTGTTTCCCACTTCACTGGTAATTTACGGAATTTATCTCTTGAATTTGGATTGATAAAGAGTCATATTATGAAAATATGGCATTTTACAGGGGTACACAGGATGCTTGACTGCTCGGGTTTCATCATTGACTGGGATGATTCTAAGGGAATAGCTACAGTTCTTACTTCTGCTAAGTTAATGACGTCTCCTGACCACCGCGACGATTACTATGTATGTATGCCCTTGACTTCCTAGTTTTTCATCGTGTATAGCCCtgtttgtttcaaatttcatcACTAGCAACATTATATAGTGACTGATTAGGATAGGATGCCCTTCCTAAAGTCACTCTATTAACTCGATAAAGCACTTTGACTAATTACATTTGTCATTTTTAAGGACAAACAACGGTTGAATCTGGGGATCTCACAGggcattcattcattcatactTTCCCTTCCCCACTTGCAGATCTCACTGTCTACTTTCCCTGTTTTCTACACGTTTTTTAACCTTTCTAACCACCTTTATGTTAAGTATGCCCATTTAATGCAAATTTGGGAATCCAAGCAGGTTATATAAAGAAACAATATCCCTCCTTTTTTTATCTGTTTTCCCCAAGTTCCTAAACACCATACTAACCTCCTCCCACTCCATGCTTACACACAGTTTCAATATTGCCTTTGTTTCCTTACATTAGTGccgtttattttttctttctatttctatttctattttgtatttatttaccTCTATTGCTATTAAATTTCAttgttatcatatttttttaattttcagatTATTGTTCGACTCGCAAATGGAAAAATGCTTCTAGCTGAAGAGGACTATGTTGATTATTATCACAACATAGTGACTTTTAAAGTAAAATCGGATGCCAAACTGAGACCCTTAGATCTTTATTCACCTCTGCAGAATCTAGAAGGAGTTGAAGTAGTTGCGTTGGACAGAGATTTTTACACTTGCGAATTGTCAGAAAGATGCGGATTATTTAGTAAAGATTATCCATATTTTGGATGTGAGCAACTTGCCAGCTCTACTTGTAGTACTACCCGGGTATCCACATCATTTTGTGCTATTATTAGCTTGCATGAGTTTGTTTTAGGTTTTCACTTGGTTATGTCTTTTTGTTAATGATCTGTTATGTTTggtggttttttttattttttttattttatgaatgaaGTTTTTAAACTACTtcaaatttgtttaaaatttgtCATTGATTTTGATCTTGCATGATAATTGATAAAGCTCTAAAGTAAGTTTTGCCTTGTGGTTTAGTGAATAAATCTCCATGTAATTGTATGTTATATTCATCTGGTTAGGAATGATTGTCCAATAATAGACACCAAATATTTTGAGtttgggaaaaaaaatgtttagttTACACGGGAGCGATATGCATGCGTGCAGTCATTTCTGTATTGGCTTTTGTTTGCTTTTATTTGttgaattattttatgataTGCATATATTGGCTCActaattttttgtaaattagGTCGGTGAGGGAGGACTGCTTATCACTAAAGAGGGTCAAATTATTGGCATCAACTTTTATGATGGCCGTCGATATGTTCATCCTCTTCCGACATCAGTGATTAGATTATGCCTGAGGAATTGGAATTCACATGGGTACGGTTCTCTTTGTATCTTATCTTTCTCTTATTCCTAATCTGCCTTGGAGTTTGAATTATTAGGATGTCCTCTGTATTGTTTGATGATATATTATATAACTGTACTTTAACTTTATACGGTGTTAAACTACtaatagtaacaaaaaatgaatattaaattatatgGGGATTGTTTGATGATATATTATATAACTGTTACCTCATAATATACTTGTGGACTGCCTCCAATAATTGATCCAATTTATGCAGGATTGTCATGCAACCTTGGCTCGGGTTCACTGTGATTGACATTGCTGATCTCCCTCCTGATACATATAATACATATGAAACAATGTATGAATTCAGTGGTGATAGTAGTGTTGTTGTGAAAGAGGTAATACTGATCAATCCTTTGCAAATTCTTGATTTAGGTGTAAACTTAAAATTTGTTAGctaaatatagtaaaattaaatctagctaaaataataaaatactaaagAAACCCTCCTACACCCGTCTCCTCCACCTCTAAAGAACTCGTCCccgagttctcatcttgataaAGAGCCTCATGTGCTTGATATTGGCTCATGCGTTTGCTTTAATTACCAAATTATTTTTCGTTTGCTTGATTGCTACTTTTTGCTCTTCGTTTTTCTCCTCTAACATGAGATAACAACTTGTTAAcccatcaataactccacagTGGCGGTGGAGCTTATATGCATAACATGAGAATACCGATCAATGTTCCTAAGTTTTTCAACTTGAATATAACAAGGTTTGGAGATCTTTCTAACATCGTTTCTCCCCAAATCAAGTAGCAGTTTGTGCTCTACGCATTGTTTTTCATTATTCAAAAGAAATTTCTCTGTTTGTGTTGTCCTTGAAGTCGCATCATATTGCGTTGCCGATGACGATAAATTTGTTACATGTCCTTCTTTCTCATTTGTTTCTTCATCAATTTCTGGCGTCTCGTCTATTTGGATGTCACAATCCATGCCATTGTTGTTCATGTTGAAACTACCCTCCAATTCTAGATTGAACACTCCTTCCTCATCGATTGTAGTTTCTACCGTTTTAGACTTCACCCCCGTTTGGACCTCTGATGCTAGATTCAACTTTTCTTCCGCATCTGGTGGCGGCAACACATCGCGGAATTCTTGTTTATTATTGAATTCAGCGTTGACAGATCTCAAAAGGAGAGACTCATCAGTCTCCACCGTTTGTGAAGAACTCAAATCCTCAATAATTTGATTCTTTCcaactagagctgtcaaaacgggcggtcCGGTACGAAACGGGCTGGGCCGGTCGGGTTTTGTCGGGCCGGGCAaaaaaagcccggataaaaaatGGGTTACAAAATGGAGCCTGAGCCTGGCCAGGTTCGGGCCGTCAGGCTTTCGGGCCGGCCTCggtttttttcctttatttttgtttattttgttgtcTAGCAAAAAATTTGGCAAAAAAACATACATTTATATTATACATAAAATATAGGATTAATAattcttgggtgccctatttttttCTCATCCGTTACTCACaattttctcgcgcgccctattattacttaagtagtaaaaatgataaatttgataaaaaaacaccgtccgctacttaagtagcggattatGTTTGAGAAACTCGTTGGGGGGTAAAAAACTCTTATAATACAAATtaagttcaaatcatccaaaacaaattacttatatttatttataatttgttattataattttatcgGGCTTTCGGGCGGTCCGTGGCCCATTTGGGCTAGCCCATGTTTTATCGGGCTTTATCGGACCGGACTAAAAAAGGTCCGGATAAAATTTTGGGCTACAATTTTAAGGCCCAAGCCCGGAAAAAATTCGGGCTattcgggccggcccattcgggatAGCCCATTTTGACGGCTCTATTTCCAACTACATATGCATCGTTTATTTCAATTGTTTCATTATTGATGATGCTATATGTTTCATAGACTTTAACATTAAGATACCTTTCAATATACATTTTCAAAACAGAAtgtttagcaatatctttaatccTATTACGCGAGTTAGCTGCCATTCTCGAAGCATGTCTCAAATGGTCAGTCAAAGGGTAATCTTTGTTGTAACAAAACGGACAATATATCGAATCAAAGATTTTAAACTCGTATCATCCTTCAACTTTTTCTAATATCTACGCTCATAGTATTCCAAATCAGATTCACGGGTATGTCCTGATTTTCTGTACGTAATTGTATCAATAATATGGTTGTTATTACAAACCCTAATAACCGGAATTGGTCCTCCTCCCCTGTTCAGATTGTTTCTGTTGTGGTTGTTATCGTTTCTGTTGTTGTTGGTGATGTCGTCCACCTTAGTCGTCAAGCCGCCATACGATCTGACAGATCTTTGATGGCCGCAGTTAAAGCGATTTTCGTCACCGGTTGATCTCCCATGGCTGATCACGTTaggaaaagaaaaggagaaacctgctctgataccaactgacgcagttGGAAGCTGGAAGGATCAACAAGTGCTAATCC
This portion of the Trifolium pratense cultivar HEN17-A07 linkage group LG3, ARS_RC_1.1, whole genome shotgun sequence genome encodes:
- the LOC123918128 gene encoding uncharacterized protein LOC123918128; its protein translation is MENRKLSSQDFLSAIEKEYPIPKPMENRDTREQLLPKRSTKTKQLLPIYLKVIEENYNGESSAAAVQDISKLSLFDLRQASYKDTRLKLAIRKLAPSVVSVSHFTGVHRMLDCSGFIIDWDDSKGIATVLTSAKLMTSPDHRDDYYIIVRLANGKMLLAEEDYVDYYHNIVTFKVKSDAKLRPLDLYSPLQNLEGVEVVALDRDFYTCELSERCGLFSKDYPYFGCEQLASSTCSTTRVGEGGLLITKEGQIIGINFYDGRRYVHPLPTSVIRLCLRNWNSHGIVMQPWLGFTVIDIADLPPDTYNTYETMYEFSGDSSVVVKEVYKGSPADKVGVRSGDSINAVNGRKLCGGLQEYVKLLNGVFDMLSACPPNQTDTKVFVSVNDNSKLVCAENLSVNDKNFCSSWLGDESDWYLMRPLRGSDPGPRYDVSWYFEQPAAESNTGPNFDVSWYFEQPAAGFDTARGRDRGGTSRHQGVFELSYT